From the genome of Nakamurella flavida:
GCGCATCGTCGGCACGGCCCTGCTCACCCTGATCGGGGTGTCCATCGCGGTGTTCGTCATGCTGCGGGCCATCCCCGGTGACCAGATCACCGCCGGGTTGGGCACCGAGGCGGCCGCGCTCACCCCGGCTCAGCGGGCGGCCCTGGAGTCGTACTACGGGATCGACAAACCCCTGGTCGTGCAGTACTTCTCGTGGTTGGGCAACCTGCTGACCGGGAACCTCGGGTACTCCTCGCGGAACCAGGCCGGCGTGCTCGACCTGACCCTGCGCGCGCTGCCGGTGACGTTCGAACTGGCCGTGCTGGCCATGCTGCTCGCCGTGGTCATCGGCGTCCCGCTGGGGATGCTCTCGGCCTCCCGGCCGAACTCCCCGCGGGACGCGGTCGGCCAGGCGGTCGGCCTGGCCGGGCTGTCGGTGCCGGCGTTCCTGCTCGGCACCACCCTGCTGACCGTGTTGGCCGCCTGGTTCGGGTTCAACCCCAACGGCCGCACCTTCGCCGGGCTGTTCTCCGACCCGCTGGTCAACCTCCAGCAGATGATCGTGCCGGCCTTCGTCCTCGGGTTCGGCATCGCCGCACCCATCATGCGGACCACCCGCACGGCGGTCCTGGAGGTCCGCTCGCAGGACTTCATCCGCACCGCGCGGGCCAAGGGGGTTCCGCCGCGCCGTCTGCAGACCCGGCACGTGCTGCGCAACGCCCTGGTCCCCATCGTGACCATGGGCGGCCTGCAGTTCGGCTACCTGCTCGGCGGGGCCGTCGTCGTCGAGCAGATCTTCTCCATCCCCGGGATTGGCCGGCAGGTGCTGCTCGGCATCCAGCAGAAGGAGTACGCCCTGGTGCAGAGCACCGTGCTGGTCATCGCGCTGGCCTTCGTCGTGGTCAACCTGCTCACCGACCTGCTCTACCGGGTCATCGACCCGCGGGTGGCTGCGCGATGACCGACATCGCCCGCACCGCCGAGATCCCCGTCGACCTGCCGCCGCGCACCGGGCGGGCCCGCACCTTCCGGCGCAGCGCGAGCGGGATGACCGGGCTCGTCCTCGTCGTCGTGCTCGCCCTGATCGCGCTGGCCTCGGTCCTGAAGCTGTGGCCGTACGACCCGCTGGCCCA
Proteins encoded in this window:
- a CDS encoding ABC transporter permease, whose product is MLRSGWLRIVGTALLTLIGVSIAVFVMLRAIPGDQITAGLGTEAAALTPAQRAALESYYGIDKPLVVQYFSWLGNLLTGNLGYSSRNQAGVLDLTLRALPVTFELAVLAMLLAVVIGVPLGMLSASRPNSPRDAVGQAVGLAGLSVPAFLLGTTLLTVLAAWFGFNPNGRTFAGLFSDPLVNLQQMIVPAFVLGFGIAAPIMRTTRTAVLEVRSQDFIRTARAKGVPPRRLQTRHVLRNALVPIVTMGGLQFGYLLGGAVVVEQIFSIPGIGRQVLLGIQQKEYALVQSTVLVIALAFVVVNLLTDLLYRVIDPRVAAR